One Opitutus sp. ER46 genomic region harbors:
- a CDS encoding argininosuccinate synthase yields MKIVLAYSGGLDTSVIVKWLRETYDAEIVTFAADIGQEEELRGLPQKARKTGAAKHYTLDLVEEFARDFIYPMVRANAIYEGQYYLGTSIARPLIAKAQIDIAKKEKADTVAHGATGKGNDQCRFELSYMALAPNLTIIAPWKIEQFRDLFPGRAEMIAYCQEHKIPVEASLKKPYSMDRNLLHISYEAGILEDPWFDPTTKENKGMFKLSVSPEDAPDRAEYVELDFVRGDCVAVNGKKLSPAGVLKTLNKLGGKHGIGRVDLVENRFVGMKSRGVYETPGGTILMHGHRQVESLTMDREVMHLRDSLIPKYAELVYYGFWFAPEREALQALVDESQRYVTGTVRLKLYKGNIITCGRKSKYSLYDMNVASMEGVKSWYNQSDATGFIRLNGLRLRARHLAQTGR; encoded by the coding sequence ATGAAAATTGTCCTCGCTTACTCGGGCGGTCTCGACACGTCCGTCATCGTCAAGTGGCTCCGCGAAACGTACGACGCCGAAATCGTCACGTTCGCGGCAGACATCGGCCAGGAGGAGGAGCTGCGCGGTCTGCCCCAAAAGGCGCGGAAAACCGGCGCGGCCAAGCACTACACCCTCGACCTCGTCGAGGAATTCGCCCGCGACTTCATCTACCCGATGGTCCGCGCGAACGCCATCTACGAGGGCCAGTACTACCTCGGCACCTCGATCGCGCGCCCGCTGATCGCCAAGGCGCAGATCGATATCGCGAAGAAGGAGAAGGCCGACACCGTCGCGCACGGTGCCACCGGCAAGGGCAACGACCAGTGCCGCTTTGAGCTCAGCTACATGGCGCTCGCCCCGAACCTCACGATCATCGCCCCGTGGAAGATCGAGCAGTTCCGCGACCTGTTCCCCGGCCGCGCCGAGATGATCGCCTACTGCCAGGAGCACAAGATTCCGGTCGAGGCCTCGCTCAAGAAGCCGTACTCGATGGACCGGAACCTTCTCCACATCTCGTACGAGGCCGGCATCCTCGAGGATCCGTGGTTCGACCCGACGACCAAGGAGAACAAGGGCATGTTCAAGCTCTCCGTCTCCCCGGAGGATGCGCCGGATCGCGCTGAGTACGTTGAACTCGATTTCGTTCGCGGCGACTGCGTGGCCGTCAACGGCAAGAAGCTCTCGCCCGCCGGTGTCCTCAAGACGCTCAACAAGCTCGGCGGCAAGCACGGCATCGGCCGCGTCGACCTCGTCGAGAACCGCTTCGTCGGCATGAAGTCGCGCGGCGTGTACGAGACCCCGGGTGGCACGATCCTCATGCACGGCCATCGCCAGGTGGAATCGCTCACGATGGATCGCGAAGTCATGCACCTCCGCGACTCCCTGATCCCGAAGTACGCCGAACTGGTGTACTACGGCTTCTGGTTCGCCCCGGAACGCGAGGCGCTCCAGGCGCTCGTCGACGAGAGCCAGCGCTACGTCACCGGCACCGTCCGCCTCAAGCTCTACAAGGGCAACATCATCACCTGCGGCCGGAAGTCGAAGTACTCGCTCTACGACATGAACGTCGCGTCGATGGAGGGCGTGAAGAGCTGGTACAACCAGAGCGACGCCACCGGCTTCATCCGCCTGAACGGCCTGCGCCTCCGCGCCCGTCACCTGGCCCAGACCGGCCGCTGA
- a CDS encoding aspartate aminotransferase family protein: MNSPSIVRTSTAELYDAHVLKNYARPSLTLVRGRGTQVWDDAGNCYLDFTSGIAVSALGHCHPHWVSAIQQQAAELIHVSNLFRNPQQGELARRIVQRAGPGRVFFCNSGAEANEGMIKLARLHGVTKAGGEEGKCYKIVGAKSAFHGRTYGAMSATPQEKIQKGFRPLVPGFSFAELNNLESFAELIDEHTCGVIIETVQGESGINPCTPEFLRGLRRLCDERNVLLLLDEVQCGIGRTGRFYAYEHAGIVPDAIGMAKGLAGGFPMGGMWVRDRFAELFHPGHHGTTFGGTPLACAAALAVLDVIEREELLRKVSTQAPVWLKQLSDLQTAFPNQVRGVRGIGYLVGVQMTGDQVPYVTLARERGLLVPTAGNNVIRFLPPLNATADELTRSVEIFRSVLETKARTA; this comes from the coding sequence ATGAATAGTCCGTCGATCGTTCGCACCAGCACTGCCGAGCTCTACGACGCGCACGTTCTAAAGAACTACGCGCGTCCCTCCCTCACGCTCGTGCGCGGCCGCGGCACGCAGGTGTGGGACGACGCTGGCAACTGCTATCTCGATTTCACCTCCGGCATCGCGGTCAGCGCGCTGGGCCATTGCCACCCGCACTGGGTTTCGGCGATCCAGCAGCAGGCCGCCGAGCTGATCCACGTCAGCAATCTTTTCCGCAACCCGCAGCAGGGTGAACTCGCGCGGCGGATCGTGCAGCGGGCCGGCCCGGGGCGCGTGTTCTTCTGCAACAGCGGCGCCGAGGCCAACGAGGGCATGATCAAGCTCGCGCGGCTCCATGGCGTGACGAAGGCCGGCGGCGAGGAGGGCAAGTGCTACAAGATCGTGGGCGCGAAGAGCGCCTTTCACGGCCGCACCTACGGGGCGATGAGCGCCACGCCCCAAGAGAAAATCCAGAAGGGCTTCCGTCCCCTCGTGCCGGGCTTCTCCTTTGCCGAGCTCAACAATCTCGAGAGTTTCGCCGAACTGATCGATGAGCACACCTGCGGCGTGATCATCGAGACCGTCCAGGGCGAAAGCGGCATCAACCCCTGCACGCCCGAATTCCTGCGCGGCCTGCGGCGGCTGTGTGACGAACGCAACGTGCTCCTGCTCCTCGACGAGGTGCAGTGCGGCATTGGCCGGACTGGCCGCTTCTACGCCTACGAGCACGCCGGCATCGTGCCGGACGCGATCGGCATGGCCAAGGGGCTCGCGGGCGGTTTCCCCATGGGCGGCATGTGGGTGCGCGATCGGTTCGCCGAGCTCTTCCATCCCGGCCACCACGGTACGACTTTTGGGGGCACGCCGCTGGCCTGCGCCGCAGCGCTCGCGGTCCTCGATGTCATCGAGCGCGAGGAGTTGCTCCGGAAGGTTTCGACGCAGGCACCGGTCTGGCTGAAGCAACTCTCCGACCTCCAAACCGCTTTCCCCAACCAGGTGCGTGGCGTCCGCGGCATCGGCTACCTGGTCGGCGTGCAGATGACCGGCGACCAGGTGCCCTACGTCACCTTGGCCCGCGAGCGTGGCCTCCTGGTGCCGACGGCCGGCAACAACGTCATCCGCTTTCTACCGCCGCTCAACGCCACGGCCGACGAACTCACCCGCTCGGTCGAGATCTTCCGGTCTGTCCTGGAGACGAAGGCGCGGACGGCCTGA
- the argB gene encoding acetylglutamate kinase, with protein sequence MNVAEVTAKAKVLLEALPYIQDFRGSTFVIKYGGSFMDEPDPIARARVAYDIAFLAGVGINVVVVHGGGKAITKAMAESGLKANFVNGLRVTDEPTMGVVKRTLDEVVNRDVCDALAMAKAKPKGLPGDTVLVCQKLTTDDDGNEVDLGYVGDVTEVKVKLIKKEIADGFVPVISPVAEGYDGKPYNVNADLAAGRVASALRARRLVYMSDVPGLLSNPPDPASLISTLKTNQVEELKKKGIIDKGMRPKVQSAIRALQEGVQRVHFIDGRLSHSLLLEIFTDKGIGTEIVQE encoded by the coding sequence ATGAACGTCGCCGAAGTCACCGCCAAGGCCAAGGTCCTCCTCGAAGCGCTGCCGTACATCCAAGATTTTCGCGGCTCCACCTTCGTCATCAAATACGGAGGCAGTTTCATGGATGAGCCCGATCCGATCGCCCGCGCGCGCGTCGCCTACGACATCGCGTTCCTGGCCGGCGTCGGCATCAACGTCGTCGTCGTGCACGGCGGCGGCAAAGCCATCACGAAGGCGATGGCGGAGTCGGGTTTGAAGGCCAATTTCGTCAACGGCCTCCGTGTCACCGACGAGCCCACGATGGGCGTCGTGAAGCGCACGCTCGACGAGGTCGTGAACCGCGACGTCTGCGATGCCCTGGCGATGGCGAAGGCCAAGCCGAAAGGTCTCCCGGGCGACACCGTCCTCGTGTGCCAGAAGCTCACGACCGACGATGACGGCAACGAGGTCGATCTCGGCTACGTCGGCGACGTGACCGAGGTGAAGGTGAAGCTCATCAAGAAGGAGATCGCCGATGGTTTCGTGCCGGTGATCTCGCCGGTGGCCGAGGGCTACGACGGCAAGCCGTACAACGTGAATGCCGATCTCGCCGCCGGCCGCGTGGCGAGCGCCCTGCGCGCGCGCCGGCTCGTGTACATGAGCGACGTGCCCGGCCTGCTCTCGAACCCGCCCGATCCGGCTTCGCTCATCTCGACGCTCAAGACCAACCAGGTCGAGGAGCTGAAGAAGAAGGGCATCATCGACAAGGGCATGCGCCCGAAGGTGCAGAGCGCGATTCGCGCGCTGCAGGAGGGCGTCCAGCGCGTGCATTTCATCGACGGCCGCCTCTCGCATTCGCTGTTGCTCGAGATCTTCACCGACAAGGGCATCGGCACCGAGATCGTGCAGGAGTGA
- the argF gene encoding ornithine carbamoyltransferase, protein MKHFLKETDFTASELPALFALAREFKANRGRHATPLAGQTWAMIFSKSSTRTRVSFEVGIHELGGNPLFLNKNDIQLGRGESIEDTARVLSRFVHGLIVRTYDHAEVERLAEFGTIPVINALTDLLHPCQIYADLFTLAERWSNGGDLLGSLRGKKIAFVGDQGCNVANSWILGAAMAGMKISLAGPEGFDAAPAFNQLLAREGFSDAYQFTTDAYEAVRDADVVYTDVWVSMGKEEETKYRLRVMAPFQVNSKLFAAAKPGALFMHCLPAHAGEEVTQEVIDSPRSIIFDQAENRLHMQKAIMATLAAARGK, encoded by the coding sequence ATGAAGCACTTTCTGAAGGAGACCGACTTCACGGCATCTGAGTTGCCGGCGCTGTTTGCCCTGGCGCGAGAGTTCAAAGCCAACCGCGGCCGGCACGCAACCCCGCTCGCCGGCCAGACCTGGGCGATGATCTTCTCGAAGTCATCCACCCGCACCCGCGTCTCGTTCGAGGTCGGCATCCACGAGCTCGGCGGCAATCCGCTTTTCCTGAACAAGAACGACATCCAGCTCGGCCGCGGTGAATCCATCGAGGACACCGCGCGCGTGCTGTCGCGTTTTGTCCACGGGCTCATCGTCCGCACCTACGACCACGCCGAGGTCGAGCGGCTCGCCGAATTCGGCACCATCCCGGTGATCAACGCGCTCACCGATCTGCTGCATCCGTGCCAGATCTACGCCGACCTTTTCACGCTCGCCGAACGCTGGAGCAACGGAGGTGACCTCCTGGGCTCGCTCCGCGGCAAGAAGATCGCGTTCGTCGGCGACCAGGGCTGCAACGTCGCGAACTCCTGGATTCTCGGCGCCGCGATGGCCGGGATGAAGATTTCGCTCGCCGGCCCCGAGGGCTTCGATGCCGCCCCGGCCTTCAACCAACTGCTCGCCCGCGAGGGGTTCTCCGACGCCTACCAGTTCACGACCGACGCCTACGAAGCCGTGCGTGACGCCGACGTGGTGTACACCGACGTCTGGGTCAGCATGGGCAAGGAGGAGGAGACCAAGTACCGGCTGCGCGTGATGGCGCCCTTCCAGGTCAATTCGAAGCTGTTCGCCGCGGCCAAGCCGGGCGCGCTCTTCATGCACTGCCTCCCGGCCCACGCCGGCGAGGAGGTCACGCAGGAGGTCATCGACAGCCCGCGCTCGATCATCTTCGACCAGGCGGAGAACCGCCTGCACATGCAGAAGGCCATCATGGCCACCCTCGCCGCTGCGCGCGGCAAGTAA
- a CDS encoding ATP-binding cassette domain-containing protein translates to MPDTSASATRNPFTHGETPAVSVKVDGLTKSFGRLEVLKGVSFAVEPGEIFVLMGPSGSGKSVLLKHVVGLEQPTAGRVTIDGLDAAAEDTREKIRMALVFQAGALFNSLSVYDNLALYPREHQITDEAGIREKVMRALQILSLENAAYKFPSELSGGMKKRVAIARALVMEPQLMLYDEPTSELDPVMSATIAEIIATLKEQYHVTTIVVSHDRDLALNIADRVGILMGGELLFLGPPADLRTPKDPRVADFLNPKIDLKNPRFKALEA, encoded by the coding sequence ATGCCGGACACCTCCGCCAGCGCCACGCGCAATCCCTTCACCCACGGCGAGACGCCGGCCGTCAGCGTCAAAGTCGACGGGCTCACCAAGAGCTTCGGCCGGCTCGAAGTCCTCAAGGGCGTCTCCTTCGCCGTCGAGCCCGGCGAGATTTTCGTGCTCATGGGCCCCAGCGGCTCGGGCAAGAGCGTGCTGCTCAAGCACGTCGTCGGCCTCGAGCAGCCGACCGCCGGTCGCGTGACCATCGACGGGCTCGATGCCGCCGCGGAGGACACGCGCGAGAAGATCCGCATGGCCCTGGTGTTCCAGGCCGGCGCGCTCTTCAACTCGCTCTCCGTGTACGACAACCTCGCACTCTACCCGCGTGAGCACCAGATCACGGACGAGGCGGGGATCCGCGAGAAGGTCATGCGCGCGCTGCAGATCCTCTCGCTCGAGAATGCCGCCTACAAGTTCCCCTCCGAGCTCTCGGGCGGCATGAAGAAGCGCGTCGCCATCGCCCGCGCGCTGGTGATGGAGCCGCAGCTCATGCTGTACGACGAGCCCACCAGCGAGCTCGACCCGGTGATGAGCGCCACGATCGCCGAGATCATCGCCACGCTGAAGGAGCAGTACCACGTCACGACCATCGTCGTGTCCCATGATCGCGACCTCGCCCTGAACATCGCCGACCGCGTCGGCATCCTCATGGGCGGCGAGCTGCTCTTCCTGGGGCCGCCAGCCGACCTCCGCACGCCCAAGGATCCCCGCGTCGCGGATTTCCTGAACCCAAAGATCGATCTCAAGAACCCGCGCTTCAAGGCCCTGGAGGCCTGA
- a CDS encoding MlaD family protein — protein MNNSQQTARVGLFFLLGLALIWVTFETLSGGQVFKDKGYTLVAGFETLKSLKPGDEVRMAGVKIGEVQKTQLAGRRAEAILRINSDVQIKSDSVAAIEMQGLIGSSTISIDLGSANADILRAGAEIRTREAADLNKVMAQIGDLGKKLEASFGSLGSALSGDANNPGLVKKIDQLVTENRENITSTIANLKLVTDKVNQGNGTLGKLINSPQLHDELLATVSEIKSAAGEAKTFVANAQAIVDQVKSGKGAVGALVFDQKAGDDLKASIANLRSVSDKIARGEGTLGKLISDDSLLRDAQAVMKKADRALDGMGDSGPITAVGVVANGLF, from the coding sequence ATGAACAACTCACAACAAACCGCCCGCGTCGGGCTATTCTTCCTCCTCGGCCTCGCGCTGATCTGGGTCACGTTTGAAACCCTCAGCGGCGGGCAGGTCTTCAAGGACAAGGGCTACACCCTCGTGGCCGGCTTCGAGACGCTGAAGTCGCTGAAGCCCGGCGACGAAGTGCGCATGGCCGGCGTGAAGATCGGCGAAGTGCAGAAGACCCAGCTCGCCGGGCGGCGCGCTGAGGCGATCCTGCGCATCAATTCCGACGTCCAGATCAAGAGCGACTCCGTCGCCGCGATCGAGATGCAGGGCCTCATCGGCTCGAGCACGATCAGCATCGACCTGGGCTCGGCCAACGCCGACATCCTCCGCGCCGGCGCCGAAATCCGCACCCGCGAGGCCGCCGACCTCAACAAGGTCATGGCCCAGATCGGCGATCTCGGGAAGAAGCTGGAAGCTTCCTTCGGCAGCCTCGGATCCGCGCTCAGCGGCGACGCCAACAACCCCGGCCTGGTGAAGAAGATCGACCAGCTCGTGACCGAGAACCGGGAAAACATCACCAGCACGATCGCGAACCTGAAGCTGGTCACCGACAAGGTGAACCAGGGCAACGGCACGCTCGGCAAGCTGATCAACTCCCCGCAGCTCCACGACGAGCTCCTCGCCACGGTTAGCGAGATCAAGAGCGCCGCCGGCGAGGCGAAAACCTTCGTGGCAAATGCGCAGGCGATCGTCGACCAGGTGAAGTCCGGCAAAGGCGCGGTCGGCGCACTCGTCTTTGACCAGAAGGCCGGCGACGACCTCAAGGCGTCCATCGCCAACCTGCGCTCTGTCTCCGACAAGATCGCCCGCGGCGAAGGCACTCTCGGCAAGCTGATCAGCGACGACAGCCTCCTGCGCGACGCTCAGGCCGTGATGAAGAAGGCCGACCGCGCGCTCGACGGCATGGGCGACAGCGGCCCGATCACCGCGGTGGGTGTCGTCGCCAACGGCCTGTTCTGA
- a CDS encoding ABC transporter permease, translating into MKQLTRVLDGIGSTILLLLRALRYVPTLPRQFGRFIEQCYLIGYTTLPIVAILSFFIGSVLALQSGYAAQNVGPKQFIGLLVGLSMARELGPVMVAVLLAGRVGSAIAAELASMKVYQEVDALETMNIPPARILVLPRLAAVLVMMPVLTIIADLVGWFGGAIVAKYTNFIAIEPEAYFATMRQYMDFGDVWNGLVKAEVFGFVVVLVCCNIGLNTRGGPREIGASVTRAVVTSLILILVFDYFVTKALL; encoded by the coding sequence ATGAAACAACTCACCCGCGTCCTCGACGGCATCGGCAGCACAATTCTGCTGCTGCTCCGTGCCTTGCGGTACGTCCCGACGCTCCCGCGGCAATTCGGGCGCTTCATCGAGCAGTGCTACCTCATCGGGTACACGACGCTCCCCATCGTCGCGATCCTGAGCTTCTTCATCGGCAGCGTCCTCGCGCTGCAGTCGGGCTACGCCGCCCAGAATGTCGGGCCCAAGCAGTTCATCGGCCTCCTGGTCGGCCTCTCGATGGCGCGCGAACTCGGTCCGGTGATGGTGGCCGTCCTGCTCGCCGGCCGCGTCGGCTCGGCGATCGCCGCCGAGCTGGCCTCCATGAAGGTTTACCAGGAGGTCGACGCGCTGGAGACGATGAACATCCCGCCCGCCCGGATCCTCGTGCTGCCGCGGCTTGCTGCCGTGCTCGTCATGATGCCCGTCCTCACGATCATCGCCGACCTCGTCGGCTGGTTCGGCGGCGCGATCGTGGCGAAGTACACCAACTTCATCGCGATCGAGCCCGAGGCCTACTTCGCCACGATGCGCCAGTACATGGACTTCGGCGACGTCTGGAACGGCCTCGTCAAGGCCGAGGTCTTCGGCTTCGTCGTGGTCCTCGTCTGCTGCAACATCGGGCTCAACACCCGCGGTGGTCCGCGCGAGATCGGCGCCTCCGTCACCCGCGCCGTCGTCACGTCGCTCATCCTCATCCTCGTGTTCGATTACTTCGTCACGAAAGCCCTCCTGTGA